The window TATTAGTTTTTACCCTTCAAATTCGCCACACTCATGTTCTTTAAAAAGAGATAATGCTTTTTTAGTTGTAAAATATTTGGCGACTCTTTTATTATGTAATTCCAGTTTTTGGCCTTCAATAGTTAACTCATAAACAGGTGCTTTATCGATCTGTGTTAGAATGTAAGTCCTTTCTGATGTTTTCATAATCGTTGTATTACCTTCACCGGAGACCATGAAACTATTAATTTCAAAGGTATCTTTTTCATCACAGATATTTGTCCATACCATTTTATTTCCTGTTATGGATAAGCCTGCCAGATCGCATGAATAACAATTTCCGGAGAACTCTATTCCATATTTTTCATACACATTGGTGTTTTTGGTATCCAAAACATCAATAGGAACCAATGTTGAGAAATCCTTTGGTATCTCTGTTTTAGAATTGGTTTTCTTTTCTGAGACAGGCTTAGAATCTATATCTTCTTTGGCCGTCATAAGGTCTGTTTTATCTGCTTCTTTTTCCGTTGCGGGAGAACAGGAAGCGAGTAAAACAATCACTAATGAAAAGCTGGTTATTACGTTTTTCATCTCCTATTAATACTTAGTTTTTTCGGTTGTAAAATTGTTCAAAATATATGGTTCAATATATCCCTGTTTTCAGCCATTTTTCCCTTGTAATCAAAGGTTTTATTGGCTGCTGATCCGAATACCGATACATTTGCCAAAAAATAAAAAATGAAACCTTTATCTCAATTCTTTATATCTTCTATGATTGTTTTTATGGGATGTAATTCTAAGAACAAATCATCAGAAGCCAATAAGACAGAAACTGAAGTTACACAGAAGGCCATAACATTTGCCGATTTCAAAAAGATAAAAGGAGTAGAGAATGTACAGGATGTACCTTTTGAATTATCGACTAAGCGGGATTCTATACAGTTTTTTGTATCACCGAATAAAGAGGCTGCCCATCTGAAAATAGCTTATAATAAACTTCATAATTATTACGGATTTGAAGAGTTTGATGACTTCTACTCTATTCATTACAGCATTAATAATAATATTTCAAACAGCATCGAAGCTTTTGTCTTAAAATCAGAATTTACAGCTGCGTTTGATCTGACGTTACAAGGGGTGGATCTTTATCAGATCAGAAGCAGTACATTCAAAGAAGTTCATGATTCAAAAAATAAGTCATTCAGTAAATATGGGACGATAACTGAAGTTTCAGAACAGGAATTTACAACAGCTTCTAAAAATAGAATTAATGAAGCCTTAATAAAAAATCCTCAGATTAAACTAAAAGAAGGCAACTGGATTTCTACAGAAAATGCCAAAGAAACCGTGATTACACAACATGAAAATGTCTCTACAGAAGATGGAACTTTATCCAATGAATATATTGGGCAGTCACCTTATCTGCATCTGGAAGTTTTCAAGGAAAACTCAGTAGAGACTATAGATACATACTATTCTTTTTATAATGTAAAAGCAACAGCAGATTTTGCTTTGTTTACAGGGGGATATCCACAGATTCTTCCCAATAAGAACTGGATTTCTTCTATCTCTTCAAATAGTGAGGTAGGAAGTAATTTTGAGATCAATCAATATAAGGAGCAAAGCCATAATCAGGAAAACCTTTTGTATATCAACTTTACTAATTTCAAAATTGCTGACGAAAAGAAAGCTTTCTGGACGAATAATGACACCTTCTATGCTGAAGTATATCCTGTCAATTCTGCTTCATCCAAGGGTAAAAAGCAAAAGACAGCTTTCATAAAAATTCAGTTAAAAGCTAATCTATTGTAGAAAAGAGGTTGAAATAAAATAAAAACCCCTGAAACCGGCCAGTGTTTATGGTGGTAAAGTCCAATATCTTTGCAACAGTTATTTAAAGATATACCATGAGAAAAATAAGCTTAACATTTCTTTTTTGTTTGCTAAGTTTTATAACTTTCGCACAAACATTAAAAGTAGTGATTAAACAGGACGGAAAAGTAATTGAACCCGTAAATGATGTTTATGATCTGAAAAAATCACCTTTCGTATTTGAGTTTACATCGACCAATCTTGAAGGTTTTTTAGTAGGAGCAACGACGAATAAAGATATTTATGCAGGAGCTCTGGGGCTCATCAATACTGAGGTTCCGTGGTTCCAGAGTACAGGAATGGCTGAAGAACTCTATAATAAGGATAAAGAAATGTTTCTGATGGATTCTGCCCCTTCCTATTGGTATTATACAGATGTTAAAGATCACAGATTCGATAAAAATCCTAAAGGTACTTTGAAACAATGGACAGCTACCCGTACGATTACAAGGTTTTACGATATTATGGTAGATCAGCCTGTCAACTTAAAAGACTTTGATGGAAGCGTTTTTCTTTTTATGTATCAGCCTGAATATAATGATGAATATGATTTAATTGGAAAGAAAAACCTGTTCCAGGCGGCATTAAGATTTAAAGATTAATAATTGAACACCTAATTTTAAATTTATATAGAAAAGGTCTGCTTTTACGATGTAAGCAGACCTTTTTGCTGTATTAATATGGCTGAAATATTGACAATACTTTAAACCATTAAGATTTTTAAAAGAATAAGAAAGGTTAAGGGAATTGTTAAAGCAATATCTTAAATTCATATTTGATGAAATTAACTTGCTTTTTGGTGACGCAAAGTTTTATTTTAAGTTACGCTTTATTTAAGGAAGCTAAGATTTGAATCAATTATATCAATTCTTATGAAGCGATAGTTTTACCATGTGTTAAAGGCATTTGACCACAAAGGCACACAGATTTTGAAGCAATTATCCCTAATATTTTCAAAATCATCTGTGGAAACTAAAGACACGTTGTACCTACTCAATACATTGCATATTTTATTCTATAATCAGGCCGTATTCTATGGCCAGTTTAATGGCTGAACTAAGATTAGAAGTCTGAAATTTTTCAATAAGATTTTTTCGGTGGCTTTCTACAGTGTGTGGGCTGATGAAAAGCTTTTCTGCCATCTGATTGGTGGTAAGCCCTTTGGCAGCTTCGGCCAGAATTTCTTTTTCTCTTCGGGTTAGTTTGGGAACCTGGTTTAATCCATCAGCTGATTTTTTCTCCAAGACAGACCTTGTTTGTGAGCATAAAAACTGATTGCCAGTATATACGGCATTAATTCCTTCCAGGATTTCAGAAACGGAAGCATTTTTTTGAATGTATCCTAAAGCTCCTTCAGCTAAAGTACTGTTGATGACAGGCAGTTCATTGTGAACACTCAACATAATAATCTGAAGATTTTCGTATTTTTTCTTTAAAGGCTTTATCAGTTCGATACTGTTGATGTCTGCCAGGTTAATATCTAGCAGTAAAATGTCAACAGCTTGTTTTTTCAAGCCTGCATTCATTTCCGAAGCATTTTTGTAGCAATCTACCACATCTATGCTCTCATTATTTCCTAAAATATTCTTCAACCCTTCCAATAGAAGCGGATGATCGTCTGTTATGGCTACTTTTATCATGTTTATTAATGAATAGGAATCTGAAGCTCTATACTCGTACCAATATTCAATTGGGAGTTGATATTCATTGTTCCTTTTAAAAATTGTACTCTTGATTCTATATTATGAAAACCTGCTGTTTTTCTAAAGTCTAAATTGGCAGGATCAAACCCTTTCCCATCATCTTCTACTGTAAGGTTTAATATTTTATCTTCTTCACTGATCTGGATGATAATTTCTGAGGCTTTGGCATGTTTTATAGCATTGTTGACCAATTCCTGAATGACTCTGTAAATAAGCAATTGTTTTTCTTCCGATAAGGAATTACTGTAATTGATAAATTCGGTATGAATGTTTAATGCACTGTTGGACATCCTTAAAGCAAATTCCTGAATGGCTGCTACCAAACCGTATTTCATTAATAAATCAGGCATTAAATTATGAGCTACCCTTCTTAGCTCTTCCACAGCTCCATCAATCTGGGTAATTGATTTTGAAATTCCATCTTCTATATTTTCAGATTGCTGAGGATCTAAAATAGACAACTGAAGTTTAGTTCCTGAAAGTAAACCTCCTAATCCATCATGAAGATCCCTTGCCAGACGGCCACGCTCTTGTTCCTGCCCTTCCAGCAATGCAGTAAGCGTGGAGATTTTGGAGTTTTGTTTTTCTTTTTCCATGGCTAAAGCATGCAGCTCATCCCTTTGTTTAATCGATTTTACACGCTGTTTATAGGCATAAAGCAATAAGAAAATCAGGACGATGAAGATGAAGATAAAAACAATATAATAGGTATTGATCTTTTCTTTGAAGGCCAGCAGCTTTTTATAACTGTTGATATCATTATTCTTTTGTTGGGTTTCCAGTTTTGCCAAACGGAGCTGCTGTTCTTTTTTCTCTGACTCCAGTTCTGAAAATTTTAACCGTTCACGCTGATTTTCTTCTACCAGTTTTAAGTTATTGTATACTTGCTCTCTCTGTGCTCTCAGGATGTTGATCAACTTAATTTGCTGTGCTTTCTTATCACTTTCCAGTTGCAGTTTTATATACTTCTGTTCCTGTCGTTCTTTTTCAAACTGTGACTCTAATCTTTTGGTAATATCCAGTTTTTCTTGATCATAAACACTTTTGTATTTATCTACATAACTTTTATAATAAGTCAATGCTTCTTTATAATTGCCTTGTTCTTCACTAATTCTTGATAACGATTCAAGAATAGATAATTCTATATTATGATCTCTAACCGGGCTTTTCCCAATTTCCATGGAGGCTTTCAGAAAGTAAGACTTTGCTACATCGTAATTTTTATCCTGAATGGCCAGTTCTGCCAAAATCCCAAATGAAGAAGCAATATGAATAGGATCACCGGTTTCCAGACTTACCTTGTTGGCCAGTTGAGCGTATTGCATGGCTTTATCAGGGTTAAATTCCGTATATAAATTGGCTAAATTAATGGCTGCATAGGAAAGATTGCTCTTATTAAGCATCGCTTCACTATTTTTATTGAAAGTCGTAATCGCCTGCAGATAGTATTGCTCTGTTTTATTTCTCAGTTGGATATCAGATGGGTTTTGAGCGTACTTTTGTTCATACATGTAGCCCATTCGCATATACGCATCAAAGATCAGGTTTGGATCATTTTGTTTGGATGCCAATAGTAGAAACTGTTTGCTGTATTTTTCTTCCAGCTGATATTCGTTCAGGTTGGAATAAATTGCAGATAATTCTTTAGCTACATTACCAAATCTTCCATACAGTGTAGACGTTGTTGGCGAATTTTCATAATAGTTAATTGCTTTCAGATAAGCCGCAACAGCATCTGTGATTTTATTATTACGAGTGAGAATCCAGCCTTTTGCATACTCCATATAACCTTTCGCCTCATTGCTATTCGTCTTCAAGCTATATACCCTGGCCATCTCAAGACTTTTTGAAGACTCAGCTTCTTTATTATCCAGTCTGTAATTCATTGCCTGAACAGCATACAAAATAGTGGCATATTTTCCATCAGTCTGTTTTGTGGCAATGGAAATATTATAGGCCAAAATCTGGTAGGATTTCGGTTTGAATTTATGAAAAAATAAGGCCGTAGCATATCGGGGAGCCAGACTCAGCTGCTCTATTGTTTTGTCTGAAGCATTATTATATTCCTTCTCTAATTTGTTTAAAACACCCTGTGCCTGAACAAAAAACGGAAAAATACATAAAGTGAATATGAATAATAACCTGTACATCAAACCCTTATCTCTATTAAATTTTATTATTGTAAAGAACGTAAATATAAGTAAAATACTTGCGAATCAATTTAGAAACCATGTTATTGCTATTTCAATGCACCATAATTATTAAACTTGACATTTTTATTTTCTTATAAGCTGTAACTGCTTTCCTTTTTTCACAAGGTCAAAAGACATGGTCTTTGCTGGCCTGAAAACCTGTGTCGGTGTATCACAGAAGTCAGACTTGCTAATACTATCGATTTCCATTTGTATTTGATTCTTTTCTGTGAAATAATACTTCCCGTGTATTTTTGTAAAACAATCGTTTCCACATTGCCAGGC of the Chryseobacterium capnotolerans genome contains:
- a CDS encoding resolvase, with the translated sequence MKPLSQFFISSMIVFMGCNSKNKSSEANKTETEVTQKAITFADFKKIKGVENVQDVPFELSTKRDSIQFFVSPNKEAAHLKIAYNKLHNYYGFEEFDDFYSIHYSINNNISNSIEAFVLKSEFTAAFDLTLQGVDLYQIRSSTFKEVHDSKNKSFSKYGTITEVSEQEFTTASKNRINEALIKNPQIKLKEGNWISTENAKETVITQHENVSTEDGTLSNEYIGQSPYLHLEVFKENSVETIDTYYSFYNVKATADFALFTGGYPQILPNKNWISSISSNSEVGSNFEINQYKEQSHNQENLLYINFTNFKIADEKKAFWTNNDTFYAEVYPVNSASSKGKKQKTAFIKIQLKANLL
- a CDS encoding response regulator transcription factor, with protein sequence MIKVAITDDHPLLLEGLKNILGNNESIDVVDCYKNASEMNAGLKKQAVDILLLDINLADINSIELIKPLKKKYENLQIIMLSVHNELPVINSTLAEGALGYIQKNASVSEILEGINAVYTGNQFLCSQTRSVLEKKSADGLNQVPKLTRREKEILAEAAKGLTTNQMAEKLFISPHTVESHRKNLIEKFQTSNLSSAIKLAIEYGLIIE
- a CDS encoding ATP-binding protein — translated: MYRLLFIFTLCIFPFFVQAQGVLNKLEKEYNNASDKTIEQLSLAPRYATALFFHKFKPKSYQILAYNISIATKQTDGKYATILYAVQAMNYRLDNKEAESSKSLEMARVYSLKTNSNEAKGYMEYAKGWILTRNNKITDAVAAYLKAINYYENSPTTSTLYGRFGNVAKELSAIYSNLNEYQLEEKYSKQFLLLASKQNDPNLIFDAYMRMGYMYEQKYAQNPSDIQLRNKTEQYYLQAITTFNKNSEAMLNKSNLSYAAINLANLYTEFNPDKAMQYAQLANKVSLETGDPIHIASSFGILAELAIQDKNYDVAKSYFLKASMEIGKSPVRDHNIELSILESLSRISEEQGNYKEALTYYKSYVDKYKSVYDQEKLDITKRLESQFEKERQEQKYIKLQLESDKKAQQIKLINILRAQREQVYNNLKLVEENQRERLKFSELESEKKEQQLRLAKLETQQKNNDINSYKKLLAFKEKINTYYIVFIFIFIVLIFLLLYAYKQRVKSIKQRDELHALAMEKEKQNSKISTLTALLEGQEQERGRLARDLHDGLGGLLSGTKLQLSILDPQQSENIEDGISKSITQIDGAVEELRRVAHNLMPDLLMKYGLVAAIQEFALRMSNSALNIHTEFINYSNSLSEEKQLLIYRVIQELVNNAIKHAKASEIIIQISEEDKILNLTVEDDGKGFDPANLDFRKTAGFHNIESRVQFLKGTMNINSQLNIGTSIELQIPIH